From one Mustela nigripes isolate SB6536 chromosome 16, MUSNIG.SB6536, whole genome shotgun sequence genomic stretch:
- the CHAD gene encoding chondroadherin, which produces MPPLSSVNSGLWTHPHPQSPKDGERRWGFGREAGSERREKGCWDSGTRLGGHGPGPPTPARSPAGGRAPPLPVEGGGASPDGRELSPVAWMLHVGAGSGCRLRSGPPYKEGRSPECRGLAAARAPPPLPPRPRPQVSLAMARPMLLLSLSLLAGLVPALAACPQNCHCHSDLQHVICDKVGLQKIPKVSEKTKLLNLQRNNFPVLAANSFRAMPNLVSLHLQHCQIREVAAGAFRGLKQLIYLYLSHNDIRVLRAGAFDDLTELTYLYLDHNKVTELPRGLLSPLVNLFILQLSNNKIRELRAGAFQGAKDLRWLYLSGNALSSLQPGALDDVENLAKFHLDGNQLSSYPSAALSKLRVVEELKLSHNPLKSIPDSAFQSFGRYLETLWLDDTNLEKFSDGAFLGVTTLKHVHLENNRLNQLPSNFPFDSLETLTLTNNPWKCTCQLRGLRRWLEAKTSRPDATCASPAKFKGQHIRDTDALRGCKSPTKRSKKAGRH; this is translated from the exons ATGCCTCCTCTCTCCAGTGTAAACTCGGGACTCTGGACGCACCCGCACCCTCAGTCCCCAAAGGATGGGGAAAGgaggtgggggtttgggagggaggcaggatcTGAGCGCAGGGAGAAAGGGTGCTGGGACTCGGGGACAAGGCTCGGGGGTCATGGAccgggcccccccacccccgcacggtcgccagctgggggcagggccccgcccctccccgtaGAGGGCGGGGGCGCATCTCCGGACGGGAGGGAGTTAAGCCCGGTGGCCTGGATGCTCCACGTAGGAGCTGGCTCTGGCTGCAGGCTGCGGTCAGGGCCACCATATAAAGAGGGCCGGAGCCCAGAGTGCCGAGGACTCGCCGCTGCCCGCGCCCCGCCGCCGCTGCCCCCCAGGCCCCGGCCCCAGGTGTCCCTGGCCATGGCCCGACCGATGCTCTTGCTCAGCCTCAGCCTCCTGGCCGGCCTGGTGCCGGCCCTGGCTGCCTGCCCCCAGAACTGCCACTGCCACAGCGACTTGCAGCACGTCATCTGCGACAAGGTGGGGCTGCAGAAGATCCCCAAGGTGTCCGAGAAGACCAAGCTGCTCAACCTGCAGCGCAACAACTTCCCGGTGCTGGCGGCCAACTCGTTCCGGGCCATGCCGAACCTCGTGTCGCTGCACCTGCAGCACTGCCAGATCCGCGAGGTGGCAGCCGGTGCCTTCCGGGGCCTCAAGCAGCTCATCTACCTGTACCTGTCCCACAACGACATCCGCGTGCTGCGTGCGGGCGCCTTCGACGACCTAACGGAGCTCACCTATCTCTACCTGGACCACAACAAGGTGACCGAGCTGCCCCGAGGGCTGCTCTCCCCGCTGGTCAACCTTTTCATCCTGCAGCTCAGTAACAACAAGATTCGGGAGCTGCGCGCCGGCGCCTTCCAGGGCGCCAAGGACCTGCGCTGGCTCTACCTGTCCGGAAACGCCCTCAGCTCGCTGCAGCCCGGTGCTCTGGACGATGTGGAGAACCTCGCCAAATTCCACCTGGACGGCAACCAGCTGTCCAGCTACCCCTCGGCGGCTCTCAGCAAGCTACGGGTAGTGGAGGAGCTGAAGCTGTCCCACAACCCCCTGAAAAGCATTCCTGACAGTGCCTTCCAGTCTTTCGGCAGGTACCTGGAGACCCTGTGGCTGGACGACACCAACCTGGAGAAG TTCTCCGACGGTGCCTTCCTGGGTGTGACCACCCTGAAACACGTCCACCTGGAGAACAACCGCTTGAACCAGCTGCCCTCCAACTTCCCCTTCGACAGCCTAGAGACCCTCACCCTTACCAACAACCCCTGGAAGTGTACCTGCCAGCTCCGAGGTCTTCGGAG gtGGCTGGAAGCCAAGACTTCTCGCCCTGATGCCACTTGTGCCTCGCCCGCCAAGTTCAAAGGCCAGCATATCCGTGACACGGACGCTTTGCGTGGCTGCAAGTCCCCCACTAAGAGGTCCAAGAAAGCCGGCCGCCATTAA